From Natronincola ferrireducens, the proteins below share one genomic window:
- a CDS encoding ABC transporter permease, which produces MRLSEIFHIVYINMIENKFRLLLTTLGIIVGTITIILVIAIGKGGEMEAAKQFSNLSADTVYVNLDYNAVGAKRDISTIEKLTPDLADKIMEESNTLQGLYLRSSTYKEVVYKNSKQSTNLVGVTQGYVEISNIFIEQGADFSEYDFEDSERVAVIGSRIAEKLFGPDDAVGNYIKIGDFRYKIVGLLKRSEDGLQGVDTDSSIFIPYSTMMKDNILDKYSTTQAVGKALGIENIERAKTEIKSTLNYYMNDASAYMVSDAGTRIEAATASATTMKLLLVSVAVIVFIVGGIGIMNVMFVTVKERTKEIGILKALGTKEKDILFQFLIEAFCIGVFSGIIGVALSFFAIGFMNYTDIPVYPTLEGKIIALLFAVATSTVFGFYPAYKASMLMPVKALAEE; this is translated from the coding sequence ATGAGATTGAGTGAGATTTTTCATATTGTTTATATTAACATGATAGAAAACAAATTTCGTTTGTTACTTACTACGCTAGGTATTATCGTTGGTACAATTACAATTATCCTTGTTATTGCAATTGGAAAGGGAGGTGAAATGGAAGCAGCAAAGCAATTTTCAAACCTTTCTGCTGATACTGTATATGTTAATTTGGACTATAATGCAGTAGGAGCCAAAAGAGATATTAGTACCATAGAAAAACTCACACCAGATTTAGCAGATAAAATTATGGAGGAAAGTAATACTTTGCAAGGTTTGTATCTAAGATCTAGCACATACAAAGAAGTGGTGTATAAGAACTCTAAACAATCTACTAACCTGGTTGGGGTTACACAAGGATATGTTGAAATTTCAAATATATTTATTGAACAAGGAGCAGATTTCAGTGAGTACGATTTTGAAGATAGCGAGCGAGTGGCTGTAATCGGAAGTAGAATCGCAGAAAAACTATTTGGGCCCGATGATGCTGTGGGTAATTATATCAAGATTGGTGATTTTCGTTATAAAATCGTAGGACTTTTGAAGCGCAGTGAAGATGGCCTACAAGGTGTAGATACCGACAGTAGCATCTTCATTCCTTATAGCACTATGATGAAAGATAATATTCTTGATAAATATTCAACAACTCAGGCTGTAGGAAAAGCTCTTGGTATAGAGAATATAGAACGGGCAAAGACCGAGATTAAAAGCACATTGAATTATTACATGAATGATGCAAGTGCTTACATGGTTTCTGATGCTGGAACAAGAATTGAAGCTGCAACAGCTTCTGCTACAACCATGAAACTTTTACTTGTTTCTGTTGCTGTGATTGTTTTTATAGTAGGTGGTATTGGAATTATGAATGTCATGTTTGTTACAGTGAAAGAGCGAACAAAAGAAATTGGAATTTTAAAGGCATTAGGTACTAAAGAAAAAGATATTCTTTTTCAGTTTTTGATAGAGGCGTTCTGTATTGGTGTATTTTCGGGAATTATTGGGGTTGCTCTAAGTTTTTTTGCCATAGGTTTTATGAATTACACTGATATTCCTGTTTATCCCACATTAGAGGGTAAAATAATTGCCTTATTATTTGCAGTAGCAACAAGCACTGTTTTTGGGTTTTACCCAGCTTACAAAGCTTCCATGCTGATGCCTGTAAAGGCGTTGGCTGAAGAATAA
- a CDS encoding HlyD family efflux transporter periplasmic adaptor subunit, with protein sequence MKTKFLKQKKIIISTSAILLVVAISLPLLLTPKDKSNVVREREYPAKKGSITVGVESSGQINTLPNIHSFEENTVVDEIFVKVGSEVKKGDKLATISADNLSELIKMAKDELSDAKATLLQASSTKDVMLSQNHKNKQDGVNGIKQEFDGRLEQLASEKNRIQKSIKDYESEITKLEKQNFELTPQVKYIEIRIADLKDKINKNIIKIGDLNEKLLKVDTGSAKRKELNEEIANIQYEIQKLNTQLSQKLSLANSNHTIIQQLEVEIKKKHQDISELKRVLDETEEETKKAELSKEIERLNDEIKKKIAEIEDLSYSKEIVNLQKQISRKENQIRKAQSNLNNLSDGSEEMNAIRLEITKLQNKNTALQQEIDKLSENPIVEELEKLRNKKSSTEDALEKEYTAFSSKLEEIQKTEKQYEQALENQGKNSAFADYKVNEELKAINENISKANRNVVYVQEKLNKLFDLDKNPTLYAQMDGIVTALNYKTGDVVVDGRPLCVIGELSEITMTVPVSSVDIGSISIGQKVNVFVDAFAEQKFSGTVVERLLVANDNGDYPVTIAIDPEEQMLLPGMRAFATIILKEKQDILTISNKAILLENGEQYVNVKKESGELVKTKVATGFSDGRISEVLDGLSEDDIAVVQE encoded by the coding sequence GTGAAAACGAAATTTTTAAAACAGAAAAAAATTATTATAAGCACATCTGCAATATTACTTGTAGTTGCAATCAGCTTGCCACTGTTACTTACTCCGAAAGATAAGAGCAATGTAGTTCGTGAGCGGGAATATCCTGCTAAAAAAGGTAGTATCACTGTGGGTGTTGAATCAAGTGGTCAAATTAACACCTTGCCTAATATACACAGCTTTGAGGAAAATACTGTGGTTGATGAAATATTTGTAAAAGTAGGTAGCGAGGTAAAAAAAGGTGATAAGTTAGCCACCATTTCAGCTGATAATTTAAGTGAGCTCATCAAGATGGCTAAGGATGAACTTTCAGATGCAAAAGCTACTCTTTTGCAAGCATCAAGTACAAAAGATGTAATGCTAAGTCAAAACCATAAGAATAAGCAAGATGGCGTGAATGGAATCAAACAAGAATTTGATGGAAGACTAGAACAATTAGCTAGTGAGAAAAACAGAATTCAAAAGTCTATCAAAGATTATGAATCAGAAATTACAAAATTAGAGAAACAGAATTTTGAGTTAACACCACAAGTGAAGTATATTGAAATCAGGATAGCAGATTTAAAAGATAAAATCAATAAAAACATTATTAAGATTGGGGATCTAAACGAAAAGCTTTTGAAAGTAGATACGGGTTCTGCTAAAAGAAAAGAACTCAATGAAGAAATTGCTAATATTCAGTATGAAATTCAAAAATTAAATACTCAGTTAAGTCAAAAACTATCTTTAGCAAATAGCAATCACACTATAATACAACAGCTAGAAGTAGAAATCAAAAAAAAACATCAAGATATTTCTGAACTGAAGAGAGTATTAGATGAAACAGAAGAGGAAACAAAGAAAGCAGAGCTTTCAAAAGAAATTGAGAGACTAAATGATGAGATCAAGAAAAAAATAGCAGAAATTGAAGACCTCTCCTATAGCAAAGAAATTGTTAATTTACAAAAACAAATTTCAAGAAAAGAAAATCAAATTAGAAAAGCTCAAAGTAATTTAAATAATCTATCGGATGGGTCCGAGGAGATGAACGCAATTCGCCTTGAAATAACTAAGTTGCAAAATAAAAATACAGCTTTGCAACAGGAAATCGATAAGCTTTCAGAAAATCCTATTGTTGAAGAACTGGAAAAGCTAAGAAATAAGAAAAGTTCAACTGAAGATGCATTAGAAAAAGAATATACTGCATTTTCTTCAAAATTGGAGGAAATTCAAAAAACAGAAAAACAATATGAGCAAGCATTAGAAAACCAAGGTAAGAATAGCGCTTTTGCTGATTATAAGGTAAATGAAGAATTAAAGGCAATTAACGAAAATATTTCTAAAGCAAATCGAAATGTAGTATATGTTCAAGAAAAATTAAACAAACTATTTGATTTAGATAAAAATCCAACACTATATGCACAGATGGATGGAATTGTAACTGCACTGAATTACAAAACTGGAGATGTTGTTGTAGATGGTAGGCCACTATGTGTAATCGGAGAATTAAGTGAAATCACAATGACTGTTCCTGTAAGTTCAGTAGATATTGGTAGCATTTCCATAGGTCAAAAAGTAAATGTTTTTGTAGATGCTTTTGCAGAACAGAAATTTTCAGGTACTGTTGTAGAAAGACTACTTGTTGCAAATGACAATGGGGATTACCCTGTTACAATAGCTATTGATCCAGAAGAGCAGATGTTACTTCCGGGAATGAGAGCATTTGCTACGATTATTTTGAAAGAGAAACAAGATATTTTAACTATTTCTAATAAAGCTATTTTGCTTGAAAATGGAGAGCAATATGTTAATGTAAAAAAAGAAAGCGGCGAACTGGTAAAAACTAAAGTAGCTACTGGCTTTTCGGATGGAAGAATCAGTGAAGTTTTAGATGGATTATCAGAAGATGATATTGCCGTAGTACAGGAGTAG
- a CDS encoding sensor histidine kinase, translating to MFKKLKRKFVFLNMMMISFVMIASFAAIYMITFNNIQNQNKLKIENISSTTKHYMEIFEHSVMVNVQLPSGEYIQAFGVIINEQGDYVFDSSFGIISKEFILEAVNLATKENSKTGKILLDDKQFQYSFSQAFAKVNITDDSLKNLPVVEQLYQITFLDITESQQTLMQLLITFITIGVVTLFGILGISIYFAKRSVIPIEKSYIKQQQFIQDASHELKTPLASIGANLDAVTSNPKETVESQQKWLGYIYYEIERMSKLVNDLLYLAKTDNTEAPMELSPINFSETIENSILSIETVIFEKGIKFNRHIDSDVIVNGDEDKMEQIVKILLDNAVKYTNAGGSIDVLLWIRKNQAVFSVSNTGDGIAEEHIERIFDRFYRVDSSRKHNGSYGLGLSIAKSLVKSMNGEISVSSIQNENTMFTVKFNCV from the coding sequence ATGTTTAAAAAACTAAAACGAAAATTCGTATTCCTTAATATGATGATGATTTCATTTGTTATGATAGCTTCTTTTGCTGCAATCTATATGATTACATTTAACAATATTCAAAACCAAAATAAATTAAAAATAGAAAATATTTCATCAACAACTAAACACTACATGGAAATATTTGAACATAGTGTTATGGTTAATGTACAACTTCCGTCAGGTGAATATATACAGGCTTTTGGTGTTATTATCAATGAACAAGGCGACTACGTTTTCGATAGTTCGTTTGGAATAATATCTAAGGAGTTTATATTAGAGGCTGTTAACCTAGCAACCAAAGAGAATAGCAAAACAGGGAAAATTTTATTAGATGACAAACAATTTCAATATTCATTTTCCCAAGCATTTGCCAAGGTAAATATTACCGATGACAGTTTGAAAAATCTTCCGGTAGTAGAGCAACTTTATCAAATAACTTTTTTAGATATTACAGAATCACAACAGACGCTAATGCAATTGCTTATCACTTTTATTACGATTGGAGTAGTAACCTTGTTTGGTATTTTAGGTATAAGTATATATTTTGCAAAACGTTCGGTTATTCCTATTGAAAAATCCTATATAAAACAGCAGCAATTTATTCAAGATGCATCCCACGAGCTAAAAACGCCACTGGCGTCCATTGGTGCAAATCTTGATGCCGTGACCTCAAATCCAAAAGAAACTGTGGAAAGTCAGCAAAAATGGTTAGGATATATATACTATGAGATAGAGCGTATGAGTAAGCTTGTAAATGATTTACTCTATTTGGCAAAAACCGATAATACAGAGGCTCCTATGGAATTGTCTCCTATTAATTTTAGTGAAACAATCGAGAATTCTATCCTTTCTATAGAAACTGTTATCTTTGAAAAAGGTATTAAATTTAACCGGCACATTGATTCTGATGTTATTGTAAACGGTGATGAAGATAAGATGGAACAGATTGTTAAAATATTGCTAGATAACGCTGTTAAGTATACAAATGCTGGGGGTAGCATTGATGTACTCCTTTGGATTAGAAAAAATCAAGCTGTATTTTCTGTTTCTAATACAGGGGATGGCATTGCAGAAGAGCATATAGAGCGAATTTTTGATAGGTTTTATAGAGTCGATTCCTCAAGAAAACATAATGGTAGTTACGGTTTGGGTCTGTCCATAGCAAAATCTCTAGTAAAAAGTATGAATGGTGAAATATCCGTTTCAAGCATTCAAAATGAAAATACAATGTTTACTGTAAAATTTAATTGTGTGTAA
- a CDS encoding response regulator transcription factor, with the protein MRILLVEDEEYMAQAVAQVLEKNNYTVDLAYDGEYGLDCGLSGIYDIIILDIMLPKLNGLDILKSLRKEKIAIPVLLLTAKGETEDKVKGLDLGADDYLAKPFKTEELLARLRALGRRKGDIAIENTRTYGDIELNPYSLNLYCGKKSFNLTLKESQLLDLLIQAKGNVISKNTIIEKLWGFDSEAEDSHVEVYVSFLRKKLKALSAETTIKTIRGLGYSLLKPEDTTNV; encoded by the coding sequence ATGAGAATTTTATTGGTTGAGGATGAAGAATATATGGCACAAGCGGTTGCACAGGTCTTAGAAAAAAATAATTATACAGTAGATTTGGCTTATGATGGAGAATATGGATTAGATTGTGGTTTGTCAGGAATTTATGACATAATCATTCTAGATATCATGCTTCCTAAATTAAATGGTTTGGACATATTAAAATCGTTAAGAAAAGAAAAAATTGCAATTCCTGTATTACTTTTAACAGCAAAGGGAGAAACTGAAGATAAAGTAAAAGGACTTGATTTAGGTGCAGATGATTACCTTGCAAAGCCATTTAAAACAGAAGAGCTTCTTGCACGCTTGCGTGCTTTAGGGAGACGAAAAGGTGATATAGCAATTGAAAACACAAGGACTTATGGTGATATTGAGCTAAATCCTTACTCACTAAATTTATATTGCGGCAAAAAATCTTTTAACTTAACTCTAAAAGAAAGTCAACTTTTAGATCTTCTTATTCAAGCAAAAGGCAATGTAATTTCTAAAAATACAATCATTGAAAAGCTTTGGGGATTTGACAGTGAAGCTGAGGACAGTCATGTTGAGGTATATGTTTCTTTCTTAAGAAAAAAACTTAAAGCATTATCTGCCGAAACCACAATAAAAACAATCCGAGGATTAGGTTACTCTCTGTTAAAACCTGAGGACACAACTAATGTTTAA
- the sleB gene encoding spore cortex-lytic enzyme translates to MKRKVAIPLLTIICVLLLAILMFESIYAQNLAWGSSGAEVTDLQNRLSRWGYYDGAISGTFGPQTYEAVRFFQRRNGLTVDGVVGPQTRAALGMPTKAAAPTTPVSRGVSRSDDVELLARTIHAESKGEPYEGQVAVGAVILNRVRSSNFPNTIAGVVYQPCAFEPVKRGTINQAPNDSAYKAARDALNGWDPTGGALYFWNPATATSKWIWTRTITLRIGRHVFGI, encoded by the coding sequence ATGAAAAGGAAAGTAGCAATTCCTTTATTAACAATAATATGTGTTTTATTGCTAGCTATTCTTATGTTTGAAAGTATCTATGCCCAAAATCTTGCTTGGGGTTCAAGTGGAGCTGAGGTTACAGATCTACAAAATCGTTTAAGTCGATGGGGCTATTATGATGGGGCCATCAGTGGCACCTTTGGGCCCCAAACCTATGAAGCAGTTCGATTTTTTCAGCGGAGGAATGGCCTAACGGTAGATGGTGTTGTAGGACCTCAAACGAGGGCAGCCCTTGGTATGCCTACTAAGGCAGCAGCGCCTACTACCCCCGTCAGTAGAGGAGTATCAAGAAGTGATGATGTAGAATTGTTAGCAAGAACTATTCATGCAGAATCTAAAGGTGAGCCCTATGAAGGCCAGGTGGCAGTAGGGGCAGTTATTCTTAATCGCGTCAGAAGTTCTAATTTTCCAAATACTATAGCAGGGGTAGTATATCAACCCTGTGCCTTTGAGCCTGTTAAGCGGGGAACTATCAATCAAGCACCTAATGATTCTGCCTATAAGGCAGCAAGGGATGCCTTAAATGGTTGGGATCCCACAGGAGGAGCACTTTATTTCTGGAATCCCGCCACAGCCACCAGTAAATGGATTTGGACACGAACCATTACCCTAAGAATTGGAAGGCATGTATTTGGTATTTAG
- the ypeB gene encoding germination protein YpeB: MRRYLLPSILAVALVATGIWGYYQFNERNDYHTYLDLQFQRQFYDLIGHVENAQVDLAKAMVSGSTKDITKYLNDTVFQAYMAQDKLTQLPLNHPAIRKIERFLNQLGDYSTAMVNKSLEGILLDEEELNTLTELHSYINLLSQDLIELQQDVASGGINFGDLRREGNRDLGRLNDRMEKFNLITFEERVQDYPELIYDGPFSDHLKNIKPKLKGKEITEAQAIEVVQNTFKEENVRDIEVVGKIENTPISGYYLRGTRNGDNGQEISVAVSQIGGKIIWYLNPRTIGESRLGRKEAMEKAQKFLEDKGYKDMIPTYTSNYEGMSIINFAYEQEDVIVYTDLIKVKVALDNGEIIGLETEGFLINNHERDIEEPQVSEEAARERLNSGIEIENTRLAMIPTPGKKEVLCYEFKVRFGEDRYLIYIDANEGEQRKVLLLVEQEDGTLTM; this comes from the coding sequence ATGAGAAGATATTTACTACCCAGTATACTAGCAGTGGCTCTGGTGGCAACTGGAATTTGGGGATATTATCAATTTAATGAAAGAAATGATTATCATACATATTTAGATTTACAATTTCAAAGGCAGTTTTATGATTTGATAGGGCATGTTGAAAATGCTCAAGTGGATTTGGCTAAGGCTATGGTATCGGGTTCTACAAAGGATATTACAAAGTATTTAAACGATACAGTTTTTCAAGCCTATATGGCACAGGATAAGCTTACCCAATTACCCCTAAACCATCCAGCTATTCGAAAAATAGAAAGATTTTTAAACCAATTAGGAGATTATTCTACTGCTATGGTAAACAAAAGCTTAGAAGGTATACTTCTAGATGAGGAAGAACTCAATACTTTGACAGAGCTCCATAGCTATATCAATTTATTATCGCAGGATTTGATAGAGCTACAACAGGATGTTGCATCAGGCGGTATCAACTTTGGGGATTTAAGACGGGAAGGAAATAGGGATTTAGGACGATTGAATGATAGAATGGAAAAGTTTAATTTAATTACCTTTGAAGAGAGGGTACAGGATTATCCTGAGCTTATTTATGATGGTCCCTTTTCAGATCATTTAAAAAATATAAAACCAAAATTAAAAGGCAAAGAAATAACTGAAGCCCAAGCAATAGAAGTTGTACAAAACACCTTCAAAGAAGAAAATGTAAGGGATATAGAGGTAGTGGGCAAGATAGAAAACACACCTATTTCTGGTTACTATTTAAGGGGAACTAGAAATGGCGATAATGGTCAAGAGATTTCTGTAGCAGTAAGCCAAATCGGTGGAAAAATCATATGGTATCTTAACCCTAGGACTATAGGAGAAAGTAGATTAGGTAGAAAAGAAGCAATGGAAAAGGCCCAGAAGTTTTTAGAGGATAAAGGCTATAAAGATATGATACCTACCTATACATCAAACTATGAAGGCATGAGCATCATTAATTTTGCCTATGAGCAGGAGGATGTCATTGTCTATACAGATTTAATTAAGGTTAAGGTAGCTTTAGATAATGGAGAAATTATAGGATTAGAAACAGAAGGGTTTTTGATTAATAACCATGAAAGGGATATTGAAGAACCCCAAGTATCAGAGGAGGCAGCTAGGGAACGATTAAATAGTGGTATTGAAATAGAAAACACCAGGCTGGCTATGATACCTACTCCTGGAAAAAAGGAAGTACTGTGCTATGAATTTAAAGTAAGGTTTGGTGAGGATCGCTATTTAATCTATATTGATGCCAATGAAGGAGAACAAAGAAAGGTATTGTTATTGGTTGAGCAAGAGGATGGAACTTTAACCATGTAA
- a CDS encoding fumarylacetoacetate hydrolase family protein, whose protein sequence is MYFVTYLENNVEKVGLLLDNKTKVLDLARALGKNHLNNMLELITHCNKEMIDKIKGLTQDKMLYEKAVDVKDIKLYSPIPQPRRNVICLGLNYKDHAEELKNSLGKQVQTLKAPVYFGKMACDIIGDGDAIDNHPNITEAIDYEVELAVIIGKEGKNISLEEAEDYIFGYSILNDLSARDLQTKHTQWIKGKSLDTFTAMGPCIVHKSELPFPIELNLTCRVNDEVRQSSNTRNLIFDIPYIISDLSKGMTLKPGDIIATGTPAGVGMGFSPPKYLKSGDVITCSIEKIGELINKLK, encoded by the coding sequence ATGTATTTTGTGACTTATTTAGAAAACAACGTAGAGAAAGTAGGCTTATTATTAGACAATAAAACAAAAGTGTTGGATTTAGCTAGGGCTCTCGGAAAAAATCACCTTAACAATATGCTAGAGCTCATTACCCATTGCAATAAAGAAATGATAGACAAAATAAAAGGTCTCACACAAGATAAGATGCTTTATGAAAAAGCAGTGGATGTTAAGGATATTAAATTGTATTCCCCCATTCCTCAACCTAGAAGAAATGTAATATGTCTTGGTTTGAATTATAAAGACCATGCAGAGGAATTAAAAAATAGCTTAGGAAAGCAAGTACAAACCCTTAAAGCTCCAGTATATTTTGGGAAAATGGCTTGTGATATCATCGGAGATGGAGATGCAATAGATAATCACCCAAATATAACTGAAGCTATAGATTATGAAGTAGAGCTAGCTGTTATTATAGGAAAGGAAGGTAAAAACATTTCTCTAGAAGAAGCAGAGGATTACATATTTGGATACTCTATATTAAATGACTTATCTGCAAGAGATCTTCAGACTAAGCATACCCAATGGATTAAGGGGAAAAGCTTAGATACCTTTACAGCCATGGGACCCTGTATTGTCCATAAAAGTGAATTACCCTTCCCAATTGAATTAAATTTGACCTGTAGAGTAAATGACGAGGTAAGGCAAAGTTCTAACACAAGAAATTTAATCTTTGATATTCCTTATATTATCAGTGACTTATCAAAGGGCATGACACTTAAGCCAGGAGATATTATTGCTACTGGTACACCAGCCGGTGTAGGCATGGGCTTTAGCCCTCCAAAATATTTAAAATCTGGTGATGTGATTACCTGTAGTATAGAAAAAATAGGAGAACTAATCAACAAATTAAAATAA
- a CDS encoding SIR2 family protein, which yields MGFMDKLSDALSQSVEEIGKKSSEIIEVNKLSMNIGKKEREMEKLFLELGEYVYRNLQEYNYISRDNAEIYMHKIAYLEKEIDTLEKLALNIKKIRYCPRCKEEFDGEEVSYCPICGKYIRE from the coding sequence ATGGGTTTTATGGATAAATTATCTGATGCTCTTTCTCAATCAGTAGAGGAGATAGGAAAGAAATCATCAGAAATCATTGAGGTAAATAAATTAAGTATGAATATCGGTAAAAAAGAAAGGGAAATGGAAAAGCTATTTTTAGAGCTAGGAGAATATGTATATAGAAATTTACAGGAATATAACTATATATCTAGGGACAATGCAGAAATTTATATGCATAAAATAGCTTATTTGGAAAAGGAGATTGATACTTTAGAAAAATTAGCATTAAATATTAAGAAAATTCGATATTGCCCTAGGTGCAAAGAGGAATTTGATGGAGAAGAGGTTTCCTATTGTCCTATATGTGGAAAGTATATTCGAGAGTGA
- a CDS encoding ATP-binding protein — MAIRKIIEINEEKCDGCGLCVPNCAEGAIQIIDGKAKLVSDIYCDGLGACLGHCPQDALKIIEREAPDFDEEAVEELLKSQNKAFTPAKASTHQDQEHDCGCSGKKTEAPNPPLSGGVHQHHGGGCPGSRMMKFNEENTGNESVVSSGDVEIKIKPQLRQWPVQLKLIPVNAPYFQDADLLVTADCVPFAYPNYHLDILKGKAVVVGCPKLDDIAFYTDKLTQIIATNNLKSVTVAFMEVPCCQGIVRAVDMAVAKANKAIEVKKVKISLQGEKL, encoded by the coding sequence ATGGCAATAAGAAAAATTATTGAAATAAATGAAGAAAAATGTGATGGATGCGGACTATGTGTACCTAATTGTGCTGAAGGAGCTATTCAGATCATTGATGGAAAAGCTAAGCTAGTTAGTGATATTTACTGTGATGGTTTAGGAGCCTGTTTAGGTCATTGTCCTCAGGATGCGTTAAAAATTATAGAAAGAGAAGCACCAGACTTCGATGAGGAAGCTGTGGAAGAGCTTTTAAAAAGTCAAAATAAAGCCTTTACACCAGCTAAAGCTAGTACCCATCAAGATCAAGAGCATGATTGTGGTTGTTCCGGCAAGAAAACAGAAGCACCCAATCCTCCTTTAAGTGGGGGTGTTCATCAGCATCATGGTGGAGGATGTCCAGGAAGCAGAATGATGAAGTTTAATGAAGAAAATACAGGAAATGAAAGTGTTGTAAGTAGTGGAGATGTAGAAATAAAAATTAAACCTCAGTTAAGACAATGGCCAGTACAACTGAAGCTTATTCCAGTAAATGCCCCTTACTTCCAAGATGCAGATTTATTAGTAACTGCTGATTGTGTACCCTTCGCTTATCCAAACTATCATTTAGATATTTTAAAAGGAAAAGCAGTTGTGGTAGGTTGTCCTAAGCTAGATGACATAGCTTTTTATACAGATAAGCTAACACAAATCATCGCCACCAACAATTTGAAATCTGTTACTGTAGCCTTCATGGAGGTACCCTGCTGTCAAGGAATAGTTAGAGCAGTGGATATGGCAGTGGCTAAAGCTAACAAAGCTATTGAAGTAAAAAAAGTAAAAATAAGCCTACAAGGCGAAAAACTATAA